A DNA window from Paraburkholderia sp. PGU19 contains the following coding sequences:
- a CDS encoding metallophosphatase family protein, whose translation MKIAHISDLHYSPENLDEADRCFSFAVQDAMNRCMDVAVISGDSTDHRLDAHAPALNRLAWNINHLSLSMPVLMLQGTFSHEPPGTLRNFALMGTNHPVFIAERVQQVSLLEGNFFASAGPVFNEEELRSVLTLGADVVFTCLPSINKGQLAAAVGAKNAATGLEAVLGDYLAAAGRINARLRAACIRTVGVSHGTVNGCTTEHGVTMAGFDHEFSLGALFEAECDAFMLGHIHKSQQWERGGRVVAYAGSPGRFHYGEEGDKGYLAWDVETGNARALLVPTPARETVCVDFDGPPDMERLAAIAAEAGDKFVRVRWQVDEEHRQSVDRDAIEALFARASALKLEPRILPVVRSRSQGISIEPTVDRKIERWAEHANVEAAPIVERFRLLESGYPEAIAAAVLAGLTDDEVGSAAVGDSAVPSLPEPGSSSESDTVPDATVEVVPAAQKSWLDDDLFAA comes from the coding sequence TTGAAAATCGCTCACATCTCTGACCTGCATTATTCGCCGGAAAACCTCGATGAGGCTGACCGGTGTTTCTCTTTCGCGGTGCAAGATGCAATGAATCGCTGCATGGATGTCGCGGTTATTTCGGGCGACTCGACTGATCATCGGCTTGACGCACATGCTCCCGCGCTGAACCGGCTGGCATGGAACATCAATCACCTCAGCCTCTCCATGCCGGTGTTGATGCTTCAGGGGACCTTTTCACACGAGCCGCCCGGCACGCTTCGAAACTTTGCTTTGATGGGAACAAATCATCCTGTTTTCATCGCTGAACGCGTGCAGCAGGTTAGTCTTCTCGAAGGAAATTTCTTCGCGTCGGCGGGGCCCGTGTTCAACGAAGAAGAGCTGCGTAGCGTCCTCACTCTCGGCGCCGATGTGGTGTTCACTTGCCTGCCCTCCATCAACAAGGGGCAACTGGCGGCCGCGGTCGGCGCGAAGAATGCGGCAACCGGGCTTGAGGCGGTGCTGGGTGACTATCTGGCAGCGGCTGGGCGCATCAATGCTCGGCTTCGGGCAGCATGCATTCGAACGGTCGGTGTGTCGCACGGCACGGTCAACGGTTGCACGACTGAGCATGGCGTCACGATGGCGGGCTTCGATCACGAGTTTTCACTCGGTGCATTGTTCGAGGCCGAATGCGACGCCTTCATGCTCGGCCACATTCACAAGTCGCAGCAGTGGGAGCGCGGTGGCCGTGTTGTTGCCTATGCGGGTTCCCCTGGCCGGTTTCACTACGGCGAGGAAGGTGACAAAGGCTATCTGGCGTGGGACGTTGAGACGGGGAACGCGAGAGCGTTGCTTGTTCCAACGCCGGCGCGGGAGACGGTCTGCGTTGACTTCGACGGCCCTCCGGACATGGAGCGACTCGCTGCCATTGCTGCTGAGGCAGGCGACAAGTTCGTTCGTGTTCGTTGGCAGGTGGACGAGGAGCATCGTCAATCGGTAGACCGGGACGCAATCGAAGCGCTGTTCGCTCGTGCGTCGGCTCTCAAGCTGGAGCCGCGCATCCTGCCGGTGGTTCGCTCGCGGTCGCAGGGCATTAGTATCGAGCCGACGGTCGACAGAAAGATCGAACGGTGGGCCGAGCATGCGAACGTTGAAGCTGCGCCGATCGTTGAGCGGTTCCGGTTGCTCGAGTCCGGCTATCCGGAGGCGATTGCTGCTGCGGTGCTTGCCGGCCTCACCGATGATGAGGTAGGCAGTGCTGCTGTTGGCGACAGTGCGGTGCCATCGCTGCCTGAGCCAGGCTCTTCGTCGGAAAGCGATACGGTGCCTGATGCGACCGTCGAGGTCGTGCCCGCAGCGCAGAAGTCGTGGCTCGACGATGATCTGTTTGCAGCGTAG
- a CDS encoding NADAR family protein, with the protein MRKVENFTLFFGADDALSNWHPCRFSYHGVDFTSVEQFMMFSKAKLFGDEIAAAEIIAARHPKDQKAIGRGVKGFDLATWEGKRESIVYVGCREKFAQNPGLRSLLLATAPTELVEASPYDRIWGVGRGERDPLILDKANWRGTNLLGITLMKVRDTLSR; encoded by the coding sequence ATGCGCAAGGTAGAGAACTTCACGCTGTTTTTCGGCGCTGATGACGCGCTGAGCAACTGGCATCCGTGCCGGTTCAGTTATCACGGCGTGGACTTCACCTCGGTAGAGCAGTTCATGATGTTTTCCAAAGCCAAGCTGTTTGGCGATGAGATTGCAGCGGCAGAAATTATCGCGGCGCGTCATCCCAAAGATCAGAAGGCGATCGGACGGGGCGTGAAAGGCTTCGACCTTGCGACGTGGGAAGGCAAGCGCGAATCGATCGTTTATGTCGGGTGCCGGGAGAAGTTTGCCCAGAACCCGGGATTGCGCTCACTGCTTCTGGCGACGGCACCGACCGAGCTCGTCGAAGCCAGTCCTTACGACCGTATCTGGGGCGTAGGACGCGGCGAGCGCGACCCGCTGATTCTCGACAAGGCGAACTGGCGTGGCACTAACCTGCTCGGCATCACGCTGATGAAGGTGCGCGACACCCTGTCCCGCTGA
- a CDS encoding AcaB family transcriptional regulator translates to MSGFDTEKPEAVDPERLISPSAATEPVSGVLRPIKRLTSDDRLARIHPETLAKTELLYYSDFARTFVRSDYNFCAAKMTVARGGKLLALEAEFHTAETFFRKALAWANRLHGRRTGLAPERVTLEIKHPLSGRLVRLLTIYDQLFLKTMEALAGRSVMAHERKAALDAAAARIKQIPQLCIPDNDRYAPEGVLLPDSDDTH, encoded by the coding sequence ATGTCTGGCTTCGATACGGAAAAGCCCGAGGCGGTTGATCCAGAACGGCTGATTTCCCCTTCCGCTGCGACTGAGCCGGTCTCCGGCGTCCTGCGCCCCATCAAGCGCCTCACCAGCGATGACCGCCTCGCACGCATCCATCCTGAGACGCTGGCAAAAACCGAGTTGCTGTATTACTCCGATTTTGCCCGCACCTTTGTCCGCTCCGACTACAACTTCTGCGCGGCAAAGATGACGGTTGCGCGCGGCGGCAAGCTCCTCGCACTGGAAGCGGAGTTCCACACGGCGGAAACCTTCTTCCGCAAGGCACTCGCCTGGGCTAACCGGTTGCACGGTCGGCGCACCGGCCTTGCTCCTGAGCGCGTGACACTCGAAATCAAGCACCCCTTGTCGGGACGCCTCGTTCGCCTGCTCACGATCTATGACCAGCTTTTCCTCAAGACGATGGAAGCTCTCGCCGGCCGCTCAGTCATGGCGCACGAACGCAAGGCAGCGCTTGACGCCGCAGCCGCGCGCATCAAGCAGATTCCCCAGCTGTGTATTCCGGACAACGACCGGTATGCCCCCGAAGGCGTCCTGCTTCCCGACTCCGACGACACCCACTGA
- a CDS encoding polymer-forming cytoskeletal protein: protein MKNELSITLVSAGCTISGDMIVDHGISYFGLLDGGLISTQGLLHVGDGGLIKGNVQGDHVRIDGRVDGNVHARGTLEINGHVSGDIMYCGTIRLGPRAALNGTLKRVARMLTVEPEAGESAKPELASAAPAVDAAAPERAESNVTEFTRAKA from the coding sequence ATGAAAAACGAACTTTCGATTACCCTTGTTTCCGCCGGCTGCACCATCAGCGGCGACATGATCGTCGATCACGGCATCAGCTATTTCGGCCTGCTCGACGGGGGCCTTATCTCGACGCAAGGCCTTTTGCACGTCGGCGACGGAGGTCTGATAAAGGGCAACGTCCAGGGCGACCACGTTCGTATCGACGGTCGCGTCGACGGCAACGTCCATGCGCGCGGCACTCTTGAAATCAACGGGCACGTCTCGGGCGACATCATGTACTGCGGCACGATCCGCCTGGGCCCGCGCGCCGCGCTTAACGGCACGCTCAAGCGCGTGGCCCGCATGCTGACGGTCGAACCGGAAGCCGGCGAGAGCGCAAAACCGGAGCTCGCGTCTGCAGCCCCGGCTGTGGATGCGGCCGCGCCCGAGCGGGCGGAGTCCAACGTAACCGAATTTACGCGCGCGAAGGCCTGA
- a CDS encoding ATP-dependent helicase, which produces MLDELNPQQREVAQLRQNCVAIACPGAGKTKTIATKAALLLQDSAAVVGAVTFSKDAAIELRERILHVAGKAVKKRLVAGTFHSLAYKQLQRPGGRPPDIASDGDRLGLLIRVMQDLGLDGKAEDVIPTIEKIKTNFGRCDVTSTDGQLYNAYQEALARNGKIDFQDMLRLAVEGMQNGTILPYPFTYLLVDEFQDTDPLQYRWIELHAKAGSIVTVVGDDDQSIYAFREALGYRGMESFIKEFEAKPVVLGSNYRCRAEILAAADRVIRNNPDRIPKVLRAEKGAGGRVEASRHADEYVEAEAAIEALAPLLRNGKTCAVLARTNRILDPLEAVCRSYGVKYHRASGASVLNRPEGALLCNLLEIIEGVKATGLDAVLAHSGLHADHLRALHANMGAELVQKPRAELVELGMPEEVATNYREFMKRLAEWRGLCERKFYSLVLSGVNEWMLKYTKKENGVRTIQATYDVLSRLTGSFAERLLFLRQDNNEPATDALVLTTMHSSKGLEWDHVWIARSEDTIVPDAKSTEPEERRLFYVAMTRARETLMISGTSKNFASRFVTEAQIETTARPA; this is translated from the coding sequence ATGCTGGACGAACTCAATCCGCAGCAGCGGGAAGTCGCCCAGTTGCGCCAGAATTGCGTGGCGATTGCCTGTCCCGGCGCGGGCAAGACAAAAACGATCGCCACCAAGGCCGCGCTGCTGCTGCAGGACAGCGCGGCTGTCGTGGGCGCGGTGACGTTCTCGAAGGACGCGGCGATCGAGCTGCGTGAGCGCATCCTTCACGTGGCGGGCAAGGCGGTGAAGAAGCGCCTTGTCGCGGGCACGTTCCATTCACTCGCCTACAAACAGCTTCAGCGTCCCGGTGGGCGGCCGCCCGACATCGCAAGCGACGGTGACCGCCTCGGGCTGCTCATCCGCGTCATGCAGGATCTCGGGCTCGACGGGAAGGCCGAGGACGTCATCCCGACGATCGAAAAAATCAAGACTAATTTCGGCCGGTGCGACGTCACCAGCACCGACGGCCAGTTGTACAACGCCTATCAGGAGGCGCTGGCCCGCAACGGGAAGATCGATTTCCAGGACATGCTGCGGCTCGCCGTTGAGGGCATGCAGAACGGCACGATCCTGCCGTATCCGTTCACTTACCTGCTAGTTGACGAGTTTCAGGATACTGACCCGCTGCAGTATCGGTGGATCGAGCTTCACGCAAAAGCAGGCTCGATCGTAACGGTGGTAGGCGATGACGATCAGAGCATCTACGCTTTTCGCGAGGCACTCGGCTATCGAGGCATGGAATCCTTCATCAAGGAATTCGAAGCCAAGCCGGTCGTGCTCGGAAGCAACTATCGGTGCCGCGCCGAAATCCTCGCGGCCGCTGACCGGGTGATCCGCAACAATCCGGACCGCATCCCGAAAGTGCTCCGCGCTGAAAAGGGCGCCGGCGGTCGGGTCGAGGCATCCCGCCACGCCGACGAGTACGTGGAAGCGGAAGCGGCTATCGAGGCACTTGCACCGTTACTGCGAAACGGAAAGACGTGTGCGGTCCTCGCCCGGACTAACCGCATCCTTGATCCGCTGGAGGCCGTCTGCCGTTCGTATGGCGTGAAGTATCACCGCGCGTCGGGGGCATCGGTTCTCAATCGTCCCGAGGGTGCGTTGCTCTGTAATCTGCTGGAGATCATTGAAGGCGTGAAGGCGACGGGGCTTGACGCCGTGCTGGCGCATTCGGGACTGCATGCCGACCATCTGCGTGCGCTGCACGCGAACATGGGCGCAGAGCTTGTTCAGAAGCCCCGGGCCGAACTGGTCGAGCTGGGCATGCCGGAAGAAGTCGCAACAAACTACCGCGAGTTCATGAAGCGGCTCGCCGAATGGCGGGGACTATGCGAGAGGAAATTCTATTCGTTGGTGCTGTCGGGCGTGAATGAGTGGATGCTCAAGTACACGAAGAAGGAAAACGGCGTCCGGACCATCCAGGCGACGTATGACGTGCTGTCGCGTCTGACTGGATCGTTCGCCGAGCGGCTGCTGTTCCTCCGGCAGGACAACAACGAGCCCGCAACAGACGCGCTTGTCCTGACGACGATGCATAGCTCGAAAGGGCTCGAGTGGGATCACGTCTGGATCGCGCGATCCGAAGACACCATCGTCCCCGATGCCAAATCAACTGAGCCGGAAGAGCGGCGGCTTTTTTATGTCGCGATGACGCGCGCGCGGGAAACGCTGATGATTTCCGGGACGTCAAAGAACTTCGCGTCGCGGTTTGTCACTGAAGCGCAGATCGAAACCACGGCGCGGCCGGCTTAG
- a CDS encoding ATPase produces the protein MSTTTVADTELESPVTADAQASAATAAAAAADLKTLAQTSRAGGEAGHDGAEEGEREIESELTQMEADADRLQKEGVITPDDANMKRAEVAKARKAFRDLPGSERIAIIKRRRELGRQLMERQLSGAAVVPANVRLNHTRLKPLFEQSWPYLNRMSVNMQRFGDSTFGEGDKTAVNSFFEKQIKSIEAYVDEALRVAIGFREKKEAELREAGEFVFEPSIPMPALDMTVEVYTRFAMRVLSAIMKFDKVMDQFDFMVWNGIRDQSDVDDETVHFLKKVNPLGVRGYMTHLRLMTTVRGL, from the coding sequence ATGAGCACCACCACTGTGGCAGATACCGAACTGGAAAGCCCCGTGACGGCAGATGCGCAGGCGTCCGCTGCAACTGCCGCTGCTGCGGCGGCCGATTTGAAAACGCTGGCGCAGACATCGCGCGCGGGTGGCGAGGCTGGTCACGACGGCGCCGAAGAGGGCGAGCGCGAGATCGAAAGCGAGCTGACGCAGATGGAGGCGGACGCGGACCGTCTGCAGAAGGAAGGCGTGATCACGCCTGATGACGCGAACATGAAGCGTGCCGAGGTTGCAAAGGCCCGCAAGGCGTTCCGCGATCTGCCGGGCAGCGAGCGTATCGCCATCATCAAGCGCCGCCGTGAGCTTGGCCGACAGTTGATGGAGCGGCAGCTTTCCGGCGCGGCAGTCGTGCCCGCGAACGTTCGCCTGAACCATACGCGGCTGAAGCCGCTATTCGAGCAATCGTGGCCGTACCTGAACCGCATGAGCGTGAACATGCAGCGTTTCGGCGACTCGACATTCGGCGAGGGCGACAAGACCGCTGTGAACAGCTTCTTCGAGAAGCAGATCAAGTCGATTGAAGCATATGTGGATGAAGCGCTGCGCGTTGCCATAGGCTTCCGCGAGAAGAAGGAAGCGGAGCTTCGCGAAGCGGGCGAATTCGTGTTCGAGCCGTCGATCCCGATGCCGGCGCTGGACATGACCGTCGAGGTCTATACGCGTTTTGCGATGCGTGTGCTGTCGGCGATCATGAAGTTCGACAAGGTGATGGATCAGTTTGACTTCATGGTCTGGAACGGCATTCGCGACCAGTCGGACGTCGATGACGAAACGGTGCACTTCCTGAAGAAAGTGAATCCGCTCGGCGTTCGTGGCTACATGACGCACCTGCGCCTGATGACTACGGTCCGCGGCCTGTAA
- a CDS encoding DUF4400 domain-containing protein has product MASRFGSHLKVWFLLVPVLSIAVMPAIPDRKLFEVPDAETESLVASVGQERADAAVRSANELFKRSFVDNGLLHRTLAASGNLNGFNDGGISDFSATWTENFWLLAYRAMFRAMVMKMWIVGTLCFALGMFIDGTARRKIKAAAAGYVSPLSFHLAGHGLMIVTGTLFGVLVAPVPVLAAYWLIVAVLLGALLWKAAESFQSAR; this is encoded by the coding sequence ATGGCTAGCCGGTTTGGTTCGCATCTGAAGGTCTGGTTTCTCCTCGTTCCCGTCCTGTCGATTGCAGTCATGCCTGCGATTCCCGACCGCAAGCTTTTCGAGGTGCCAGACGCCGAAACCGAATCACTCGTCGCGTCGGTCGGGCAGGAAAGGGCGGACGCGGCCGTCCGCTCGGCGAACGAACTGTTCAAGCGCTCATTTGTGGATAACGGACTCCTGCACCGGACTCTGGCAGCGTCGGGCAACCTCAACGGATTCAATGACGGAGGCATATCGGACTTCTCAGCCACGTGGACTGAAAATTTCTGGCTGCTCGCTTACCGGGCGATGTTCCGCGCGATGGTCATGAAAATGTGGATCGTGGGCACGCTATGCTTTGCGCTTGGCATGTTTATCGACGGCACGGCGCGCAGAAAGATCAAGGCAGCGGCGGCCGGCTATGTCAGCCCGCTCTCCTTTCATCTCGCGGGCCACGGCCTGATGATCGTCACGGGCACCTTGTTTGGCGTACTTGTCGCTCCGGTGCCGGTGCTTGCTGCTTACTGGCTGATTGTCGCCGTACTTCTTGGCGCGCTGCTCTGGAAGGCCGCTGAGTCGTTTCAGTCCGCTCGGTAA